The uncultured Cohaesibacter sp. genome window below encodes:
- a CDS encoding BolA family protein yields the protein MTVKQNIEKKLNIHLQPTMLEVIDESDLHIGHEHARPEGESHFRVRVASPLFANLSRVQAHRMVHDIIKEELAGPIHALALETIRP from the coding sequence ATGACCGTCAAGCAGAACATTGAGAAAAAATTGAACATCCACCTTCAGCCCACAATGTTAGAGGTGATAGATGAATCAGACCTTCACATAGGCCACGAGCATGCTCGTCCTGAAGGGGAAAGCCATTTCAGGGTTCGCGTTGCCAGCCCGCTCTTTGCCAATCTCTCCCGGGTCCAGGCCCACAGAATGGTGCATGATATTATCAAAGAAGAGCTCGCAGGTCCAATCCATGCTTTGGCTCTGGAAACCATCAGGCCCTGA